From a single Apium graveolens cultivar Ventura chromosome 2, ASM990537v1, whole genome shotgun sequence genomic region:
- the LOC141691059 gene encoding uncharacterized protein LOC141691059, which yields MFMVPIPGEYREPCMCKGFRSPLSGPALQWFMGLPNGSIRTFAGLEDSFNLQLASSRQFDKTTSDLYKVYQKYREPLRDYLTRFNREKVSITKCDTPTTIEAFRRGFERESPLHDELTKYPCKTMDDVQAKAMAQVRLEEDKRENENKYYQPSRMVTTSRLKDYKADYKPYSRSSREE from the coding sequence ATGTTCATGGTGCCCATACCTGGAGAATATAGGGAGCCCTGTATGTGTAAGGGATTCAGATCACCACTAAGTGGACCAGCTTTACAATGGTTCATGGGATTACCAAATGGGAGTATCAGGACATTTGCTGGATTAGAAGATTCATTTAACTTACAGTTGGCGAGTAGCAGACAATTTGATAAAACTACAAGTGATTTGTACAAggtttatcaaaaatatagagaACCCCTCAGAGATTACTTGACCAGATTCAACAGAGAAAAGGTCAGTATAACAAAATGTGACACTCCTACGACAATTGAGGCATTTAGGAGAGGATTTGAAAGAGAATCACCACTTCACGACGAATTGACAAAATATCCATGTAAGACTATGGACGACGTCCAAGCTAAGGCTATGGCGCAGGTACGTTTGGAAGAAGACAAGAGAGAAAACGAGAATAAGTATTATCAGCCAAGTAGGATGGTGACGACGTCAAGACTTAAAGATTATAAAGCAGATTACAAGCCGTACTCACGTAGCTCACGAGAAGAGTAA
- the LOC141691067 gene encoding uncharacterized protein LOC141691067: MSQTRADWRKDLNLPPTFDNYGFNVTPAVLVKEFGKLGNEVRWPLKTNKPKSNPDSKLWCEFHGDYRHRKINHVQREKTPTKLPPPPPHHKVINYIAGGSEICGATYSQAKMIARGKSLQVSSADIMEDDLVIFQFGDTDMEHIVAPQHDSLVISLPIGNYLIKRILVDNGSDANIMMFDMLFQMGLSEANIEKIFTTLVSFSSETKRTIGEIHLPTYVGGINLFQRLLVIAGGSTYNIILGQAWIHDIKAVPSKLH; the protein is encoded by the exons ATGTCACAGACTCGAGCCGATTGGAGAAAAGATCTTAATCTGCCTCCCACGTTTGACAACTATGGTTTCAACGTGACGCCTGCAGTATTGGTTAAAGAATTTGGGAAGTTAGGTAACGAAGTTAGGTGGCCTCTAAAGACCAATAAGCCCAAGTCAAATCCTGATTCAAAGTTGTGGTGTGAATTCCATGGGGATTACAGGCATAGG AAAATAAATCATGTTCAAAGAGAGAAAACTCCTACAAAACTGCCACCGCCACCGCCTCACCACAAAGTAATCAACTACATTGCTGGTGGGTCTGAAATTTGTGGAGCTACATATTCTCAAGCCAAAATGATCGCTAGAGGAAAATCCTTACAAGTCTCAAGTGCCGACATCATGGAGGATGATTTGGTTATCTTTCAATTTGGTGACACAGACATGGAACACATTGTAGCACCCCAACATGACAGTTTGGTGATCTCCTTACCCATTGGAAACTATCTTATAAAAAGAATACTAGTGGATAATGGAAGTGATGCTAATATAATGATGTTTGACATGTTATTCCAAATGGGATTAAGTGAAGCAAATATTGAGAAAATATTTACAACACTCGTTAGCTTCAGCAGTGAGACAAAAAGAACTATAGGGGAAATTCATCTACCTACGTATGTTGGAGGAATCAATTTGTTTCAGAGACTTTTGGTCATTGCCGGAGGATCCACCTATAACATAATTCTGGGACAAGCGTGGATTCACGACATAAAGGCGGTCCCGTCAAAACTACATTAG
- the LOC141691074 gene encoding uncharacterized protein LOC141691074 yields MPFRLRNAGATFQRLVNKMFKEQIRDTMEVYIDDMVVKSKNAADHVKDLDQVFNELRAYNMKLKPSKCNFAVSLGKFLGHMVTRRGIEVEPWSLYTDGASNDNGTGVGLVLKSPQGDTLAYSICYEFKATNNESEYEALIIGMTTALDLNIIHPEVNCDSLLIVNHVRGTCEAKDCKMMAYLEIVKKLQSKFGSFTIRQVLREQNIQADALVSVGEVSRQMNISNIPIIHILKPAMERNEEKHSVMDIEEGEHHSWTINGLLQRCLEKGEYGQVLRDVHDGDCGNHTGGRNLSCKILKMGYYWPTVKQDPIEYVKRCDACQRHAPIIHQPSELLHSSIPSWPFMKWGMDIVGKMPPAPG; encoded by the exons ATGCCTTTTAGATTAAGGAATGCGGGAGCAACTTTTCAACGACTGGTGAATAAGATGTTCAAAGAACAAATCAGAGATACAATGGAGGTGTATATTGATGACATGGTGGTAAAGTCAAAGAATGCAGCCGATCATGTCAAGGATTTGGATCAAGTATTCAACGAATTACGTGCATATAATATGAAACTTAAACCATCCAAGTGCAACTTTGCAGTGTCTTTAGGGAAGTTTTTAGGACACATGGTGACTAGAAGAGGAATAGAG GTAGAACCCTGGTCGCTCTACACAGATGGCGCATCTAACGACAATGGGACAGGAGTAGGACTAGTACTGAAGTCGCCACAAGGGGACACCTTGGCATATTCTATTTGCTATGAATTTAAAGCAACAAATAATGAATCTGAATATGAGGCATTGATAATTGGGATGACGACAGCTCTGGACTTGAACATAATACATCCAGAAGTCAATTGTGACTCCTTACTCATTGTGAATCACGTAAGGGGAACTTGTGAGGCTAAAGATTGCAAAATGATGGCATATTTAGAAATTGTCAAGAAGCTACAGAGTAAGTTCGGTTCTTTCACAATACGACAAGTCCTAAGGGAACAAAATATTCAGGCAGATGCCTTGGTAAGTGTTGGGGAAGTATCCCGACAAATGAACATCTCGAACATCCCTATTATTCACATTCTGAAACCAGCTATGGAGAGGAATGAAGAAAAGCACTCGGTCATGGATATAGAAGAAGGAGAACATCATAGTTGGACAATAAA CGGCCTGTTGCAGAGATGTTTAGAGAAAGGAGAATATGGACAAGTCTTACGTGATGTGCACGACGGAGACTGTGGTAATCATACGGGTGGTAGAAACTTGTCATGTAAGATCCTTAAAATGGGGTACTATTGGCCTACGGTGAAACAAGATCCTATTGAATACGTTAAAAGGTGTGACGCCTGCCAAAGACATGCACCAATCATACATCAACCATCAGAACTATTACATTCTTCCATCCCGTCATGGCCATTCATGAAGTGGGGAATGGACATAGTAGGGAAAATGCCCCCAGCTCCGGGATAA